A region from the Altererythrobacter sp. H2 genome encodes:
- a CDS encoding precorrin-2 dehydrogenase/sirohydrochlorin ferrochelatase family protein, which produces MSGPSTGGIGSLPLFHRVRGVHVVVVGEGQMGDAKRRLVERAGGIPCSEAEAHMARLVFVALDDEREAEAVALRLKRRGLLVNVADQPELCDFTLPSILDREPVLVAVSTSGASAGLAKQLRLRLERLLPQSLGPLAQALSDARDAMRARWPDGAERRRAIDAALQEGAMLDPFNPGSVAKLDAWLAEAASPAEPARHVFTLASNDPEDLTLRQARLLGEADTILHDPQIGPAILARARADAARYKLPFSGAAEGLVVELRLAGQTSPAASLPSSAK; this is translated from the coding sequence ATGAGCGGGCCTTCGACCGGCGGCATTGGCAGCCTGCCCCTGTTCCACCGGGTGCGCGGGGTGCATGTGGTGGTGGTGGGCGAAGGCCAGATGGGCGATGCCAAGCGCCGCCTGGTCGAGCGGGCTGGCGGCATCCCGTGCAGCGAAGCGGAGGCACATATGGCGCGCCTCGTTTTCGTGGCGCTGGACGACGAGCGCGAGGCAGAAGCGGTCGCCCTGCGGCTCAAGCGGCGCGGGCTGCTGGTCAATGTCGCTGACCAGCCCGAGCTGTGCGATTTCACCCTGCCTAGCATTCTCGACCGGGAACCGGTGCTGGTCGCGGTTTCGACGTCTGGCGCGAGCGCGGGGCTGGCCAAGCAATTGCGGCTGCGGCTGGAACGCCTGCTCCCCCAGTCGCTGGGGCCGCTGGCTCAGGCTCTGTCGGACGCCCGCGACGCCATGCGCGCGCGCTGGCCGGACGGGGCCGAGCGTCGCCGCGCGATTGATGCAGCCTTGCAGGAAGGCGCCATGCTCGATCCGTTCAACCCGGGTTCGGTGGCTAAGCTCGACGCGTGGCTGGCCGAAGCAGCGTCCCCAGCAGAACCCGCCCGCCATGTCTTCACCCTGGCCAGCAATGACCCGGAAGACCTCACCCTGCGGCAGGCCAGGTTGCTGGGCGAAGCCGACACGATCCTGCACGATCCGCAGATCGGCCCCGCCATCCTGGCCCGCGCGCGGGCCGATGCGGCGCGCTACAAGCTGCCATTCAGTGGTGCGGCAGAGGGGCTGGTGGTCGAACTGCGCCTTGCCGGTCAGACCAGCCCGGCCGCATCCCTGCCCAGTTCGGCAAAATAG
- a CDS encoding adenylosuccinate synthase, with protein MANVTVIGAQWGDEGKGKIVDWLASRADAVVRFQGGHNAGHTLVVGDTTYKLSLLPSGIVTGTLSIIGNGVVLDPWHLKSEIEKLEGQGVSITTENFAIADNCPLILPIHRDLDGLRETAAGAGKIGTTGRGIGPAYEDKVGRRAIRVCDLAHLDALDSQLDRLCAHHDALRAGFGQPPFDRAALIAELAEIAPFVLQYAQPVWKRLKKVRKAGARILFEGAQGVLLDVDHGTYPFVTSSNTVSGTAASGSGLGPASTGFVLGIVKAYTTRVGSGPFPTELEDDTGQRLGERGHEFGTVTGRKRRCGWFDAVLVRQSCAISGVTGIALTKLDVLDGFETVRICTGYRLGGKILDYFPSHAADQANVEPIYEDMEGWSGTTAGARSWADLPANAIKYIQRVQELIETPVALVSTSPERDDTILVRDPFVD; from the coding sequence ATGGCCAACGTTACCGTAATCGGCGCCCAGTGGGGCGATGAGGGCAAGGGCAAGATTGTCGACTGGCTGGCCAGCCGCGCCGATGCCGTGGTCCGTTTCCAGGGCGGCCACAATGCGGGCCATACGCTGGTGGTGGGCGACACCACCTACAAGCTGAGCCTGCTGCCCAGCGGGATCGTGACGGGCACGCTCAGCATCATCGGCAACGGCGTGGTGCTCGATCCGTGGCATCTCAAGTCCGAGATCGAAAAGCTCGAAGGGCAGGGGGTGTCGATCACCACCGAGAACTTCGCCATTGCCGACAATTGCCCGCTGATCCTGCCGATTCACCGCGACCTTGACGGTCTGCGCGAAACGGCGGCTGGTGCAGGCAAGATCGGCACCACCGGGCGCGGGATCGGCCCGGCTTACGAAGACAAGGTCGGCCGCCGGGCGATCCGGGTGTGCGATCTGGCCCACCTTGACGCGCTCGACAGCCAGCTTGACCGGCTCTGCGCGCACCACGATGCGCTGCGCGCCGGGTTCGGCCAGCCGCCGTTTGACCGCGCCGCTCTCATTGCTGAACTGGCCGAGATCGCGCCGTTCGTGCTGCAATATGCCCAGCCGGTGTGGAAGCGGCTGAAGAAGGTGCGCAAGGCGGGCGCCCGCATCCTGTTCGAGGGCGCCCAAGGGGTGCTGCTCGATGTCGACCACGGCACCTATCCCTTCGTCACCAGCTCCAACACGGTGAGCGGCACGGCGGCGAGCGGATCGGGCCTCGGCCCGGCCAGCACCGGGTTCGTGCTCGGAATCGTCAAGGCATACACCACCCGGGTCGGCAGCGGCCCGTTCCCGACCGAGCTGGAGGATGACACCGGCCAGCGGCTGGGCGAACGGGGCCATGAGTTCGGCACGGTGACCGGGCGCAAGCGCCGCTGCGGCTGGTTCGATGCGGTGCTGGTGCGCCAGTCCTGCGCGATCAGCGGCGTGACCGGGATCGCGCTGACCAAGCTCGACGTGCTCGACGGGTTCGAGACAGTGCGGATCTGCACCGGCTATCGTCTGGGTGGCAAGATCCTCGACTATTTCCCCAGCCATGCCGCCGACCAGGCCAATGTCGAGCCGATCTACGAGGACATGGAAGGGTGGAGCGGCACCACTGCCGGTGCGCGCAGCTGGGCCGACCTGCCCGCCAACGCGATCAAGTACATCCAGCGGGTGCAGGAGCTGATCGAAACACCGGTTGCCCTCGTCTCGACCAGCCCCGAGCGGGACGACACCATCCTGGTGCGCGATCCGTTCGTCGATTAG
- a CDS encoding DoxX family protein, translating to MKAILTTYDRVVGMIDNNKVESLVLLFTRIVFAGIFWRSARTKVDEGAWLSISDTTYFLFREEYAGVPLPSDLAAVLATVSEHLFPILLVLGLLTRLSALALLAMTMVIQLFVYPDAWWQVHSLWVAMALVLLVRGAGAISLDAPLARARAK from the coding sequence GTGAAAGCAATCCTGACGACCTATGACCGCGTGGTGGGCATGATCGACAACAACAAGGTCGAGAGCCTCGTGCTGCTGTTTACCCGGATCGTGTTTGCCGGGATATTCTGGCGCTCGGCCCGCACCAAGGTTGACGAGGGAGCCTGGCTGTCCATCAGTGACACGACCTATTTCCTGTTCCGTGAGGAATACGCCGGGGTGCCACTGCCGAGTGACCTTGCAGCCGTCCTGGCCACAGTGTCGGAACACCTGTTTCCGATCCTGCTGGTGCTGGGCCTGTTGACGCGGCTGTCGGCCCTGGCACTGCTCGCGATGACGATGGTGATCCAGTTGTTCGTCTATCCCGATGCCTGGTGGCAGGTGCATTCGCTGTGGGTGGCAATGGCGCTCGTGCTGCTGGTGCGGGGTGCGGGGGCAATCAGCCTTGACGCGCCGCTGGCAAGAGCGCGTGCGAAATGA
- a CDS encoding acyl-CoA dehydrogenase family protein has protein sequence MDFNFTEEQEMVRDGLSRLVREQYDWETRRKAIASSEGWRPEVWAQLAELGILGMPFSEADGGFGGGAVDAMVIMQEFGKGLVVEPFVPTVVCAGGFLKHGGSAAQKEEHIGGIVAGSRVFAFAYAEPRGRFDYADLETTAKKDGSGWVLNGHKAVVIGAPWASHLIVTARTGGERRDRSGVSVFVVDKSSPGIVTRDYETVDGRRASEVYFENVSVPAEALIGAEGEGLALIELVTDEAIAALCAEACGAMKVAHAMTVEYSRQRKQFGVPIGSFQVLQHRMVDMYTAYEQAVSLTYLATLRLGSDETERKRTVSAAKVGVGQSARLIGQEAVQIHGGNGVTDEYAIGHYFKRLTIFDAEFGNVDHHMKRHVALA, from the coding sequence GTGGACTTCAACTTCACCGAAGAACAGGAAATGGTGCGCGACGGCCTCTCACGGCTGGTGCGCGAGCAGTACGACTGGGAAACGCGGCGCAAGGCGATTGCCAGCTCCGAAGGCTGGCGGCCCGAGGTATGGGCGCAGCTGGCGGAGCTCGGCATCCTCGGCATGCCCTTCAGCGAGGCTGACGGCGGCTTCGGTGGCGGCGCGGTCGATGCGATGGTCATCATGCAGGAATTCGGCAAGGGCCTGGTGGTCGAACCTTTCGTGCCCACCGTGGTCTGCGCGGGCGGCTTCCTCAAGCATGGCGGCAGTGCGGCGCAGAAGGAAGAGCACATCGGCGGGATCGTGGCGGGCAGCCGCGTGTTCGCCTTCGCCTATGCCGAGCCGCGCGGGCGGTTCGACTATGCCGATCTGGAAACCACCGCGAAGAAGGACGGTTCGGGCTGGGTGCTCAATGGCCACAAGGCAGTCGTGATCGGCGCGCCGTGGGCCAGCCACCTGATCGTGACCGCGCGCACCGGCGGCGAGCGGCGGGATCGCAGCGGCGTCTCGGTGTTCGTGGTGGACAAGAGCTCGCCGGGCATCGTGACGCGCGACTATGAAACCGTCGATGGTCGCCGTGCGTCGGAAGTCTATTTCGAGAACGTCTCCGTCCCGGCCGAGGCGCTGATCGGTGCCGAGGGCGAGGGGCTGGCGCTGATCGAACTGGTGACGGACGAAGCGATCGCCGCCCTGTGCGCCGAGGCCTGCGGGGCGATGAAGGTCGCCCACGCCATGACGGTGGAATATTCGCGCCAGCGCAAGCAGTTCGGGGTGCCGATCGGCAGCTTCCAGGTGCTCCAGCACCGCATGGTCGATATGTACACCGCTTACGAGCAGGCGGTGTCACTGACCTATCTTGCCACACTGCGGCTGGGCTCGGACGAAACCGAGCGCAAGCGCACGGTCTCGGCGGCCAAGGTCGGCGTGGGGCAGTCGGCGCGGCTTATCGGACAGGAAGCTGTGCAGATCCACGGCGGCAACGGCGTGACCGACGAGTATGCCATCGGCCACTATTTCAAGCGGTTGACGATTTTCGATGCCGAATTTGGCAATGTCGACCACCACATGAAGCGCCACGTCGCGCTGGCATAG
- a CDS encoding acyl-CoA dehydrogenase family protein translates to MNLEFTPEEQAFRDEVRAFIAENYPKHLADFGMREDMSPEDMVAWHKVLGEKGWSVPAWPVEYGGTGWTPTQRYIWSEENARINAFMPLPFGVAMVGPVIYTFGNEEQKAKHLPGIRSGDVWWCQGYSEPGAGSDLASLKTTAVRDGDHYVINGQKTWTTLAQHADWGFFLCRTDPTAKAQEGISFILVDMKTPGVEVKPIKLLDGGYEVNETWLTDVRVPVENLVGQENKGWTYAKFLLAHERSGIAGVARSKRGVEKLREIAANETMDGAPLIRDFDFARKVSQLEIDLAALEITELRTLAGEQAGKGPGPESSILKIKGTEIQQRLTELTLEAVGTYGAPYYGSIANDTGSNEYAVGPAHAQHAAATYFNMRKTSIYGGSNEIQRNIITKMILGL, encoded by the coding sequence ATGAACCTCGAATTCACCCCGGAAGAGCAGGCGTTCCGCGACGAAGTGCGCGCGTTCATCGCGGAGAATTATCCGAAACATCTGGCTGATTTCGGAATGCGCGAGGACATGTCGCCCGAAGACATGGTCGCCTGGCACAAGGTCCTGGGCGAAAAGGGCTGGTCGGTTCCGGCCTGGCCGGTCGAATACGGCGGCACCGGCTGGACGCCGACTCAGCGCTACATCTGGTCGGAAGAAAACGCCCGCATCAACGCCTTCATGCCGCTGCCCTTCGGCGTGGCGATGGTCGGCCCCGTCATCTACACCTTCGGTAACGAGGAGCAGAAGGCGAAGCACCTTCCCGGCATCCGCAGCGGCGATGTGTGGTGGTGCCAGGGCTATTCCGAACCCGGTGCCGGTTCCGACCTTGCCAGCCTCAAGACCACTGCCGTTCGCGATGGCGATCACTATGTGATCAATGGCCAGAAGACCTGGACCACGCTCGCCCAGCATGCAGACTGGGGCTTCTTCCTGTGCCGCACCGACCCCACCGCAAAGGCGCAGGAGGGCATCAGCTTCATCCTGGTCGACATGAAGACGCCGGGCGTGGAAGTGAAGCCGATCAAGCTGCTCGATGGCGGTTACGAGGTCAACGAGACCTGGCTGACCGATGTGCGCGTGCCGGTCGAAAACCTGGTGGGTCAGGAGAACAAGGGCTGGACCTATGCCAAGTTCCTGCTTGCCCATGAACGCAGCGGAATTGCCGGCGTCGCCCGGTCGAAGCGCGGGGTTGAAAAGCTGCGTGAAATCGCCGCCAACGAGACGATGGACGGCGCGCCCCTGATCAGGGACTTCGACTTTGCCCGCAAGGTCAGCCAGCTCGAAATCGACCTCGCCGCGCTCGAAATCACCGAACTGCGCACGCTGGCGGGCGAGCAGGCGGGCAAGGGGCCGGGGCCGGAAAGCTCGATCCTCAAGATCAAGGGCACCGAAATCCAGCAGCGCCTCACCGAACTGACGCTGGAGGCGGTCGGAACCTATGGCGCGCCCTATTACGGTTCTATCGCCAACGATACCGGCTCCAACGAATATGCCGTCGGCCCCGCTCACGCGCAGCACGCCGCGGCAACCTATTTCAACATGCGCAAGACCTCGATCTACGGCGGATCGAACGAGATCCAGCGCAACATCATCACCAAGATGATCCTCGGCCTCTGA
- a CDS encoding DUF6768 family protein has product MTDIDNRIRGALDEDDRAFLASLDHDRGMVAQMSDVLAGPLGGWSKLIFASAVVLGIALVFCGWRFFTAETSEEILWWGLVTLGALMMQGFIKEWFYSRMNLLATLRELKRIQLQLALLEEARRP; this is encoded by the coding sequence ATGACCGATATCGACAACCGCATCCGCGGTGCGCTTGACGAGGATGACCGCGCCTTCCTTGCCTCGCTCGACCATGATCGCGGGATGGTTGCTCAGATGAGCGACGTGCTGGCGGGGCCGCTGGGTGGCTGGTCGAAGCTGATCTTCGCCAGTGCCGTCGTGCTCGGCATCGCGCTGGTGTTCTGCGGTTGGCGCTTCTTCACCGCCGAGACGAGCGAGGAAATCCTGTGGTGGGGCCTCGTCACCCTGGGCGCCCTGATGATGCAGGGCTTCATCAAGGAGTGGTTCTACAGCCGGATGAACCTGCTCGCGACCTTGCGCGAGCTCAAACGGATCCAGCTGCAGCTCGCCCTCCTGGAAGAGGCGCGCCGCCCCTGA
- a CDS encoding BufA1 family periplasmic bufferin-type metallophore: MKSTLGIAAASLASLAAASLLASSPAVAQGSGAKEKCYGVSLKGKNDCAAGPGTSCAGTSTVDYQGNAWKYVDKGACAKMGGSLTAKAGNAKPVPQKG; the protein is encoded by the coding sequence ATGAAATCGACTCTCGGAATCGCTGCCGCTTCGCTGGCATCGCTCGCCGCAGCCTCGCTGCTCGCTTCCTCGCCTGCCGTTGCGCAGGGTTCGGGTGCCAAGGAAAAGTGCTACGGCGTCTCGCTCAAAGGCAAGAACGATTGCGCGGCCGGGCCGGGCACAAGTTGCGCCGGAACTTCCACTGTCGACTACCAGGGCAATGCCTGGAAGTATGTCGATAAGGGTGCATGCGCCAAGATGGGCGGCTCGCTGACCGCCAAGGCCGGCAATGCCAAGCCGGTTCCCCAGAAGGGCTGA
- a CDS encoding winged helix DNA-binding protein — MSDSDQLRTDWCEDADMAGLALAHFGPLSEEQTAADGDLEPTLGDMVVVDCPGDEPAALAALASLDMRAARAGSEMVVATTPGALDAVFACLDQSRAEILVDPSRGERVVALGWMMARSSGARLRDISDDDRLSLLRLTEQVAEIAERLERLGQQGLGAGGGAFRFESPGQAFRSDADAERTLLNRPRPPLPDPRLVRRIIQQRQLRAKYFDGELFADPAWDMLLDLTAARAEHTRVSVTSLCIASAVPPTTALRWISQMVDAGLLERQQDEVDRRRAFIALTDKAADAMARYFAELGRDAAGLV; from the coding sequence ATGTCCGATAGCGATCAACTGCGCACTGACTGGTGTGAAGATGCCGACATGGCGGGGCTGGCGCTCGCGCATTTCGGCCCCTTGTCCGAAGAACAGACTGCGGCTGACGGCGATCTGGAGCCAACGCTCGGCGATATGGTGGTGGTCGATTGCCCGGGTGACGAGCCTGCGGCCCTCGCCGCGCTGGCCAGCCTTGACATGCGGGCGGCCCGGGCCGGATCCGAAATGGTGGTCGCCACAACGCCGGGTGCGCTTGACGCAGTATTCGCCTGCCTCGACCAGTCGCGGGCCGAAATCCTCGTCGATCCGTCAAGGGGGGAGCGCGTGGTTGCGCTCGGCTGGATGATGGCGCGCAGTTCCGGCGCCCGGCTGCGCGATATTTCGGATGACGACCGCCTGTCGCTCTTGCGCCTGACGGAGCAGGTAGCCGAGATCGCCGAGCGGCTGGAACGGCTGGGGCAGCAGGGATTAGGGGCAGGTGGCGGCGCATTCCGGTTTGAATCGCCCGGTCAGGCTTTCCGCAGCGATGCCGATGCCGAACGCACCTTGCTGAACCGCCCCAGGCCGCCTTTGCCCGATCCCCGGCTGGTCCGGCGGATTATCCAGCAGCGCCAGTTGCGCGCCAAGTATTTCGATGGCGAGCTGTTTGCCGATCCGGCGTGGGACATGCTGCTCGACCTTACAGCTGCCAGGGCAGAGCACACGCGGGTTTCGGTAACATCGCTCTGCATCGCCAGTGCCGTGCCGCCGACGACGGCGCTGCGCTGGATCAGCCAGATGGTCGATGCCGGCCTGCTGGAGCGCCAGCAGGATGAGGTCGATCGTCGCCGCGCCTTTATTGCCCTGACGGACAAGGCCGCCGACGCAATGGCTCGCTATTTTGCCGAACTGGGCAGGGATGCGGCCGGGCTGGTCTGA
- a CDS encoding DUF1109 domain-containing protein codes for MPRDSNTLIAELVGSLEPVKPLSFRRGFALALAAAAVSVLGVAAMFDLRPDLLSGRFEPVFLLASGLFLVLGIAASVTVIVMSRPRVGSDHGGWAWAAAMVALLPVAATLVTFGRGGSVLGHDELLYGAECLALGSSYSVLVFAVLVWWLRKGAPTSPERAGLLTGIAAGCFGIFAFSLHCRYDDIVHIGLWHSAVVVVAATAGRALVPRLVRW; via the coding sequence ATGCCTCGTGATAGCAACACCCTGATCGCAGAGTTGGTCGGCAGCCTGGAACCGGTCAAGCCGCTCAGCTTCCGCCGGGGCTTTGCCCTTGCGCTGGCAGCGGCCGCGGTATCGGTGCTGGGAGTGGCCGCAATGTTCGATCTGCGCCCGGACCTGCTGTCCGGCCGCTTCGAGCCGGTTTTCCTGCTGGCGAGCGGGCTTTTCCTGGTGCTGGGTATTGCAGCCTCGGTTACGGTTATCGTGATGAGCCGGCCGCGCGTCGGCAGCGATCACGGCGGCTGGGCCTGGGCCGCAGCGATGGTCGCCCTGCTGCCGGTTGCGGCGACGCTGGTCACCTTCGGACGCGGCGGGAGCGTCCTGGGGCATGATGAGCTGCTCTACGGGGCCGAATGTCTCGCGCTCGGCTCCAGCTATAGCGTGCTGGTCTTCGCCGTGCTGGTCTGGTGGCTGCGCAAGGGTGCGCCCACCTCGCCCGAACGGGCCGGCCTGCTCACCGGCATTGCGGCCGGCTGCTTCGGAATTTTCGCCTTTTCGCTGCACTGCCGATATGATGACATCGTCCATATCGGTCTGTGGCACAGCGCCGTTGTGGTGGTTGCCGCTACGGCGGGCAGGGCCCTGGTTCCCCGGCTGGTACGCTGGTAA
- a CDS encoding RNA polymerase sigma factor codes for MTQQTVSLPPAALPGADAHFDGLLVTLLLSGDRRAGSRLYARWHPRLLRTARRHTGSSELAASAVQDCWLAIWRGLPGLRDPGHFAPWAFGILRRRCADQVTALARERSRCSETGGQSAEAAPDDRIAIIQAFATLSPVHRLAAHLFFVEGLSLAEIALVQEVPEGTVKSRLFHARRQLKAALSGDNQ; via the coding sequence ATGACACAGCAAACCGTCAGCCTGCCGCCCGCGGCCCTGCCAGGTGCAGATGCCCACTTTGACGGACTGCTCGTCACACTTCTGCTGTCTGGCGACCGTCGCGCCGGAAGCAGGCTTTACGCCCGCTGGCACCCGCGCCTGCTCCGCACCGCGCGGCGTCATACCGGCAGCAGCGAACTGGCGGCGAGCGCAGTGCAGGATTGCTGGCTGGCCATCTGGCGCGGGCTGCCCGGTCTGCGCGATCCCGGTCATTTCGCACCCTGGGCGTTCGGCATCCTGCGTCGCCGCTGCGCCGACCAGGTCACCGCCCTTGCACGCGAACGGAGCCGATGCAGCGAAACCGGCGGACAATCCGCCGAGGCCGCTCCGGATGACCGCATCGCCATCATCCAGGCCTTTGCCACATTGAGCCCGGTCCACCGGCTCGCTGCCCACCTGTTTTTCGTCGAGGGGCTCTCCCTTGCCGAGATCGCCCTTGTGCAGGAGGTGCCGGAAGGCACCGTCAAATCGCGCCTGTTCCACGCCCGCCGCCAGCTGAAAGCGGCTCTGTCAGGAGACAACCAATGA
- a CDS encoding HvfC/BufC family peptide modification chaperone, which translates to MSWLERGQAAMMAALDHGPAHLPQGLFAGSPERVLAGMKVHANTISHARLVALEDTFPRTRELIGHERFNAQSRLFLKQPGVTALAMSDIGLGFDRFLAAQGEGPGPSDLARFEWLWLAAYHAANAMPLDLAALAGIAPEVLLEVVVQRHPAASASRFDPSVNIMIGKEVAGAEEAAAILIARPFADVLISPATDVMAAMLHAADRPNTIGNLLALAGEHRADHGEVAEASKQALVALLDAGALTRT; encoded by the coding sequence GTGAGCTGGCTTGAGCGCGGGCAGGCTGCGATGATGGCGGCGCTGGACCATGGCCCCGCGCACCTTCCGCAAGGCCTGTTCGCCGGTTCGCCAGAACGGGTGCTTGCGGGCATGAAAGTCCATGCCAACACTATCTCCCACGCCCGACTGGTGGCACTGGAAGATACCTTTCCGCGCACCCGCGAGTTGATCGGGCATGAGCGGTTCAACGCGCAATCCCGGTTATTCCTCAAGCAGCCCGGTGTGACTGCTCTCGCCATGTCCGACATTGGACTGGGCTTTGATCGGTTTCTGGCCGCGCAGGGCGAAGGGCCGGGCCCATCGGACCTCGCGCGGTTCGAGTGGCTCTGGCTCGCCGCCTATCATGCTGCCAATGCCATGCCGCTGGACCTGGCCGCGCTGGCGGGCATCGCACCGGAAGTGCTGCTGGAGGTCGTGGTCCAACGCCATCCCGCAGCCAGCGCGTCGCGGTTCGATCCCTCGGTGAATATTATGATTGGCAAGGAAGTGGCGGGGGCTGAGGAAGCGGCCGCGATCCTGATTGCCCGCCCGTTCGCAGACGTGCTGATCTCGCCCGCGACGGACGTGATGGCCGCAATGCTGCACGCTGCAGACAGGCCGAACACCATTGGTAACCTTCTTGCTCTGGCCGGCGAACACCGTGCTGACCATGGCGAAGTGGCTGAAGCCTCAAAGCAGGCGCTGGTCGCCTTGCTCGATGCTGGGGCGCTGACCCGCACCTGA
- the bufB gene encoding MNIO family bufferin maturase yields the protein MAGVGLKPAHYVQALEAVSASIHPPAGPPGWFEVHPQNYFGAGGPPHRWLAAFADAAPLSFHSVGLSLGSRDGVNTAELDQLATLCDRYAPVLVSDHLSWSGSASNRYPDLLPVPYTREVLDHFVVQVGRVQERLMRPLLIENPSRYLAFAGDEMSEAEFLHALCARSGCGILLDLNNIEVSASNLGLDAEAMVDAIDPAWVGEVHLAGHAREDHAGGPILIDDHGSAVSDEAWHLFARFIHRAGPRPVLIEWDTDVPTFEVLLAEAAKADGILQPERPVPETFGKQARELA from the coding sequence GTGGCCGGAGTTGGCCTCAAACCTGCGCATTATGTGCAGGCGCTTGAAGCCGTGTCAGCCAGCATCCACCCCCCTGCCGGTCCGCCCGGCTGGTTCGAGGTTCATCCGCAGAACTATTTCGGGGCTGGCGGGCCGCCCCACCGCTGGCTTGCCGCCTTTGCCGATGCCGCGCCCCTCAGCTTCCACTCCGTCGGACTGTCTCTCGGCAGCCGGGACGGGGTGAACACGGCTGAGCTGGACCAACTCGCCACCCTGTGTGATCGCTATGCACCCGTCTTGGTGTCGGACCATCTGAGCTGGAGCGGCAGCGCCAGCAATCGTTATCCGGACCTTTTGCCGGTGCCCTACACCCGCGAGGTGCTTGATCATTTCGTGGTGCAGGTCGGCCGGGTGCAGGAGCGGCTGATGCGTCCCCTGCTGATCGAGAACCCTTCGCGCTATCTTGCCTTTGCCGGGGACGAGATGAGCGAAGCCGAGTTTCTCCATGCACTGTGCGCGCGCAGCGGCTGCGGCATACTGCTCGACCTCAACAATATCGAAGTGTCCGCCAGCAACCTCGGCCTCGACGCCGAGGCGATGGTCGATGCCATCGATCCGGCATGGGTGGGCGAGGTGCATCTGGCCGGCCATGCGCGCGAGGATCATGCTGGCGGTCCGATCCTGATCGACGATCATGGCTCCGCAGTAAGCGACGAAGCATGGCATCTGTTTGCCCGCTTCATCCACCGCGCCGGGCCGCGTCCGGTGCTGATCGAATGGGACACAGACGTGCCCACGTTCGAAGTGCTGCTGGCTGAAGCGGCCAAGGCCGATGGGATTTTGCAGCCCGAACGTCCGGTGCCGGAAACCTTCGGGAAGCAGGCCCGTGAGCTGGCTTGA
- a CDS encoding sigma-70 family RNA polymerase sigma factor, with translation MKADEASLARLMAMSQGGNKQAYATLLTECQRWLRAYYSRRIAPSQLDDLVQDTLMALHHKLATWDSSRPFLPWLAAIARYRWVDHLRRIYRADECELDGEFAGQDDEPAIAARISLDWLLGLLPDAQARAIELVKIEGLSVAEASQASGQSESLVKVNIHRGLKKLAHLIEKA, from the coding sequence ATGAAAGCTGACGAGGCCTCGCTGGCCCGCCTGATGGCAATGTCGCAAGGCGGCAACAAGCAAGCCTATGCGACCTTGCTGACCGAATGCCAGCGCTGGCTGCGTGCCTATTACAGCAGGCGGATCGCACCATCGCAGCTGGACGATCTGGTGCAGGACACCTTGATGGCCCTCCATCACAAGCTGGCCACCTGGGATTCCTCGCGCCCGTTCCTGCCCTGGCTGGCGGCCATCGCGCGCTATCGCTGGGTCGATCACCTGCGCCGGATCTACCGCGCTGACGAATGCGAGCTCGATGGCGAATTCGCCGGACAGGATGATGAGCCTGCCATCGCGGCACGCATCAGCCTTGACTGGCTGCTCGGCCTCCTGCCCGATGCCCAGGCTCGGGCGATCGAATTGGTCAAGATCGAAGGACTGAGCGTTGCCGAAGCCTCGCAAGCGAGCGGGCAAAGCGAATCGCTGGTCAAAGTCAACATACACCGGGGCCTGAAGAAGCTGGCCCACCTGATCGAGAAAGCCTGA